The following are encoded in a window of Epilithonimonas zeae genomic DNA:
- a CDS encoding aminotransferase class IV — translation MQKIVYTQDNLQLLNRSFLFGDSVWVSFFIRNGNLIMAEESYFFLMASMRKMRLNIPLTYTLEFFQELFQREVLDKGIRNGIVQLMAYRIQDEKPLSKSETAFFFEIEESEDILDIKGNIELDLIKEINVNANLLSNIRVHSPENIYAQIYAKENDLDDVILLNPNKKIARSIFGNLLFLQDNVIKIPKQTEGAYISPLMENFVTFIHKNKLAEIEEAEIIAFESQKAEEILRISDEKGVHSVSKIRNKTFENTRFSEMVQKWAENFI, via the coding sequence ATGCAGAAGATAGTTTATACACAAGACAATTTACAATTGCTGAACCGTTCTTTTCTTTTTGGAGATTCGGTTTGGGTTTCATTTTTCATCCGAAACGGAAATCTCATAATGGCAGAAGAATCTTATTTTTTCCTGATGGCATCAATGAGAAAAATGAGATTGAATATCCCGTTGACTTATACTTTGGAATTTTTTCAGGAACTTTTCCAGAGAGAAGTTTTGGACAAAGGCATCCGGAACGGGATTGTCCAACTGATGGCTTACAGAATCCAAGACGAAAAACCATTATCAAAATCTGAAACGGCTTTCTTTTTTGAGATTGAAGAGTCTGAAGATATTCTGGACATTAAAGGCAATATCGAATTGGATTTGATTAAGGAAATCAATGTGAACGCTAATCTTTTGAGTAATATTCGAGTTCATTCTCCGGAAAATATTTATGCTCAGATTTACGCTAAGGAAAATGATTTGGACGATGTAATTCTCCTTAATCCAAATAAAAAAATCGCAAGAAGTATCTTTGGAAATCTTTTATTTTTGCAGGATAATGTGATTAAAATCCCTAAACAGACGGAAGGCGCTTATATTTCTCCTTTGATGGAAAACTTCGTCACTTTCATCCATAAAAATAAACTGGCTGAGATAGAAGAAGCGGAAATCATTGCTTTCGAATCTCAAAAGGCGGAAGAGATTTTAAGAATTTCTGACGAAAAAGGCGTGCATTCTGTTTCCAAAATCAGGAATAAAACCTTTGAAAACACTAGGTTTTCTGAGATGGTTCAGAAATGGGCCGAGAATTTTATTTAG
- the hisD gene encoding histidinol dehydrogenase: protein MKQYKCPNIKDWKSLCERPLQNQENLSEQVKSIFDEVKINGNKALKIFTEKFDDVILNDFKVSQSETDEAKNLVSGELKSVIKTASENIRKFHTSQQEEKKIIETTEGVFCWRENRAIENIGIYIPGGTAPLFSTVLMLGIPANIAGCKNIALCSPPDKDGKINPAILFTADLVGIKNIFKVGGSQAIAGLTFGTETIPKVDKIFGPGNQYVTFAKQLALNYNIAIDIPAGPSEVLVIADESSIPEFVASDLLSQAEHGIDSQVILLSNSERVINEINIEIERQLKELPRNEIAKIALQNSKSILLNSIDEAIDFSNFYAPEHLILSIENAENFTDKIINAGSVFLGNYSPESAGDYASGTNHTLPTNGFAKNYSGVSLDSFVKKITFQNITKNGIKNIGKTIELMAEAEELMAHKNAVSVRLKYLENEN, encoded by the coding sequence ATGAAGCAGTACAAATGTCCAAATATCAAAGACTGGAAATCACTTTGCGAAAGGCCTTTGCAAAATCAGGAAAATCTTTCTGAGCAAGTGAAATCTATTTTTGATGAAGTTAAAATTAATGGCAATAAAGCGTTGAAAATCTTCACAGAAAAATTTGACGACGTTATTTTAAATGACTTCAAAGTTTCACAATCAGAAACCGATGAAGCGAAAAATTTAGTTTCCGGTGAATTAAAATCAGTGATAAAAACTGCTTCCGAAAATATCCGAAAATTCCATACTTCTCAACAAGAAGAAAAAAAAATCATTGAAACAACGGAAGGTGTTTTTTGTTGGCGAGAAAATCGGGCGATTGAAAACATCGGAATTTACATTCCTGGAGGAACTGCGCCTTTGTTTTCAACAGTTTTGATGTTGGGAATTCCCGCAAACATCGCAGGTTGTAAAAATATTGCGCTTTGTTCGCCTCCAGATAAAGATGGAAAAATCAATCCAGCGATTTTGTTCACCGCTGACTTGGTTGGAATTAAAAACATTTTCAAAGTCGGTGGAAGCCAAGCGATTGCAGGTCTGACATTTGGAACAGAAACCATTCCGAAAGTTGATAAGATTTTCGGACCAGGAAATCAATACGTGACTTTTGCGAAACAATTGGCTCTTAATTATAATATTGCCATAGACATTCCAGCTGGTCCAAGTGAAGTTTTAGTCATTGCAGATGAAAGTTCAATTCCTGAGTTTGTAGCGTCGGATTTACTTTCTCAAGCCGAACACGGAATAGATTCCCAAGTTATTTTATTGAGTAATTCTGAAAGAGTAATTAATGAAATTAATATTGAAATCGAAAGACAACTAAAAGAATTACCGCGTAACGAAATTGCTAAAATCGCATTGCAAAACAGCAAATCAATTTTGCTCAATTCTATTGATGAAGCCATTGATTTTTCTAATTTTTATGCGCCTGAACATTTGATTTTGTCAATCGAAAATGCTGAAAATTTTACTGATAAAATTATAAACGCAGGTTCAGTTTTTCTAGGAAATTACAGTCCGGAAAGTGCAGGCGATTACGCTTCCGGAACCAATCACACTTTGCCAACAAACGGTTTTGCGAAAAATTATAGTGGCGTTTCTCTGGATAGTTTTGTGAAGAAAATCACATTCCAAAATATCACGAAGAACGGAATTAAAAACATCGGAAAAACCATCGAACTAATGGCGGAAGCAGAAGAATTAATGGCTCACAAAAATGCAGTTTCTGTCAGATTAAAATATTTAGAAAATGAAAATTGA
- a CDS encoding aspartate aminotransferase family protein: protein MKQDFFKYQAQTTPYAAGFEVEKAEGSYIYGKNGIAYLDFVAGVSANTLGHSHPKVVNAIKEQADKYLHVMVYGEYAQEKPVELCRLLAEATPEPLEVTYLVNSGAEAIDGSLKLAKRYTGREEIIAFKDAYHGNTHGALSVAGNEVHKREFRPLLPMVNFIEFNNENDFDKITDKTACVIVETIQGAAGFITPKDNYFINLKKRCEEVGALLILDEIQPGFGRTGKLFAFEHFGIVPDILVMGKGMGGGVPVGAFMSSREIMTSLSHSPKLGHITTFGGNPLIAAASHATLKEVLESGLMNETDKKEKLFRELLVHPKIKNVNGKGLMLAVNLGSPEYTLRVASKCMEKGLIVFWQLYRNEYMRISPPLTISEDEIRKGCEIILEALNQVE, encoded by the coding sequence ATGAAACAAGATTTCTTTAAATACCAAGCCCAGACAACACCTTACGCCGCAGGTTTCGAAGTGGAAAAAGCAGAGGGAAGTTACATCTACGGAAAAAACGGAATCGCCTATCTGGATTTTGTAGCCGGCGTTTCTGCCAACACACTGGGACATTCTCATCCGAAGGTGGTGAACGCTATCAAAGAACAGGCGGATAAATATCTGCACGTAATGGTTTACGGCGAATATGCGCAGGAGAAACCGGTGGAACTTTGCAGACTTTTGGCAGAAGCAACACCTGAACCTTTGGAAGTGACTTATCTTGTAAATTCTGGAGCAGAGGCGATTGACGGCAGTTTGAAATTGGCTAAACGTTATACTGGAAGAGAAGAAATCATCGCCTTCAAAGATGCTTATCACGGAAATACACACGGGGCACTTTCTGTTGCAGGAAATGAGGTTCACAAAAGAGAATTCCGTCCGTTGTTGCCAATGGTCAATTTCATCGAATTCAATAATGAAAATGACTTTGATAAAATCACCGATAAAACAGCTTGTGTAATTGTAGAAACGATTCAAGGAGCCGCAGGATTCATAACTCCGAAAGATAATTATTTCATCAATCTGAAAAAACGTTGTGAAGAAGTTGGTGCCTTGTTGATTCTGGACGAGATTCAGCCGGGGTTTGGAAGAACCGGAAAGTTGTTTGCCTTTGAACATTTTGGGATTGTTCCTGACATTCTTGTTATGGGAAAAGGAATGGGCGGTGGCGTTCCGGTTGGTGCTTTTATGAGTTCTAGAGAAATTATGACAAGCCTTTCACATTCGCCAAAATTGGGTCATATTACAACCTTTGGAGGAAATCCTTTGATTGCAGCCGCTTCGCACGCTACTTTGAAAGAAGTTTTGGAAAGTGGATTGATGAACGAAACAGATAAAAAAGAAAAACTCTTCCGAGAGTTATTAGTTCATCCGAAAATCAAAAATGTGAACGGAAAAGGTTTGATGCTGGCGGTGAATCTCGGTTCTCCAGAATATACATTAAGAGTTGCTTCCAAATGCATGGAAAAAGGATTGATAGTTTTTTGGCAACTTTACAGAAACGAATATATGAGAATCTCTCCTCCACTGACTATATCGGAAGATGAAATCAGAAAAGGCTGTGAAATTATTCTGGAAGCTTTGAATCAAGTGGAGTAA
- the hisG gene encoding ATP phosphoribosyltransferase: MSKLKLALQKSGRLSEKSLKLLEECGIKISNGTRKLKAVSSNFPLEILFLRDDDIPQYVEQGVADIGILGLNEVLEQKKQIETIQKLGFAQCRLSLAIPKEESYNGIQYFEGKKIATSYPEILSNYFQEKNINAQIEKIGGSVEIAPGIGLSDAIFDIISTGSTLLTNGLKEVETVVESEAILVSNNDLSDEKKGILKKLLFRINAVKEASESKYILLNAPNENLEKIINILPGMKSPTILPLAESGWSSIHSVIKEDQFWEVIEKLKNEGAQGILVLEIEKMIL, from the coding sequence ATGAGTAAACTGAAATTAGCCTTACAAAAAAGCGGACGACTGAGCGAAAAGTCTCTCAAACTCCTCGAAGAATGCGGAATCAAAATTTCCAACGGCACACGAAAACTGAAAGCCGTTTCTTCCAATTTTCCTTTGGAAATCCTTTTCCTTCGCGATGATGATATTCCGCAATACGTGGAACAAGGCGTTGCTGACATTGGAATTCTTGGTCTGAATGAAGTTCTGGAACAGAAAAAACAAATCGAAACCATTCAGAAATTAGGATTTGCACAATGCAGATTGTCTTTGGCGATTCCGAAAGAAGAAAGTTATAACGGAATTCAATATTTCGAAGGCAAAAAGATTGCGACGTCTTATCCTGAGATTCTTTCGAATTATTTTCAAGAAAAAAATATCAACGCACAAATTGAAAAGATTGGTGGAAGCGTAGAAATTGCGCCTGGAATTGGGCTTTCCGATGCGATTTTCGACATCATCAGCACTGGTTCTACTCTACTCACCAACGGTTTGAAAGAAGTAGAAACAGTTGTAGAAAGTGAAGCAATTTTGGTTTCCAACAATGATTTGTCTGACGAGAAGAAAGGCATTCTCAAAAAACTATTGTTCCGAATCAACGCTGTAAAAGAAGCTTCTGAAAGCAAATATATTCTTCTGAATGCACCAAATGAAAATTTAGAAAAAATCATCAACATTTTACCAGGAATGAAATCACCGACTATTCTTCCACTGGCAGAAAGTGGCTGGTCATCCATCCACTCCGTGATTAAAGAAGACCAATTTTGGGAAGTCATAGAGAAATTAAAAAATGAAGGCGCTCAGGGAATTTTAGTATTAGAAATCGAAAAAATGATATTATGA
- the hisB gene encoding bifunctional histidinol-phosphatase/imidazoleglycerol-phosphate dehydratase HisB codes for MKKLLFIDRDGTLVLEPEDYQVDSFQKLKFYPQVFTYLSKIAKELDYELVIVTNQDGLGTDSHPEENFWTIQNFIIETFESQDIKFEDIFIDKTFAKDNASTRKPNTGLLTKYFNKEIYDLENSFVIGDRITDVKLAKNLNSKAIFINTNENLGADEILENDDLENVIGLKTTSWKEIYEFLKLENRTSEIIRNTNETKIKINLNLDGTGKSNIETGIPFFNHMLDQIAKHGQMDLEINVDGDLEVDEHHTIEDTGIALGEAFYQALGNKLGIERYAFVLPMDDCLAQVALDFGGRNWIVWEADFKREMIGKMPTEMFFHFFKSFSDSARANLNIKAEGNNEHHKIESIFKAFAKCLKFAVKRDSEKMILPSTKGTL; via the coding sequence ATGAAAAAATTATTATTTATAGATAGAGACGGCACTTTGGTTCTTGAGCCAGAAGACTATCAAGTTGATTCTTTTCAAAAACTAAAATTCTATCCGCAAGTTTTCACTTATCTTTCAAAAATTGCCAAAGAACTGGATTACGAATTGGTAATTGTGACGAATCAGGATGGTTTGGGAACAGATTCTCATCCCGAAGAAAACTTTTGGACGATTCAGAATTTCATTATCGAAACATTTGAAAGTCAAGACATCAAGTTCGAAGATATTTTCATTGATAAAACATTCGCCAAAGACAATGCGTCAACCAGAAAACCTAACACCGGACTTTTGACCAAATATTTTAATAAAGAAATTTACGACCTAGAAAACTCCTTCGTCATCGGCGACAGAATTACCGATGTGAAGTTGGCAAAAAACCTCAATTCAAAAGCAATTTTTATTAATACTAATGAGAATCTTGGTGCCGATGAGATTTTAGAGAACGATGATTTAGAAAACGTAATTGGTTTAAAAACTACTTCCTGGAAAGAAATATACGAATTCCTAAAACTCGAAAACAGAACTTCCGAAATTATCAGAAATACCAACGAAACCAAAATCAAAATCAACCTAAACCTCGATGGAACCGGAAAATCCAACATCGAAACAGGAATTCCGTTTTTCAATCATATGCTCGACCAGATTGCGAAACACGGTCAAATGGATTTGGAAATTAACGTCGATGGCGATTTGGAAGTGGACGAACATCACACGATTGAAGACACCGGAATTGCCCTCGGAGAAGCTTTTTATCAAGCTTTAGGAAACAAATTGGGAATCGAACGTTATGCTTTTGTTTTGCCTATGGACGATTGTCTGGCACAGGTTGCATTGGATTTTGGAGGACGAAATTGGATTGTTTGGGAAGCCGATTTCAAACGTGAAATGATTGGGAAAATGCCCACCGAAATGTTCTTTCATTTCTTCAAATCCTTCTCCGATTCGGCCAGAGCAAACCTCAATATCAAAGCGGAAGGCAACAATGAGCATCACAAGATAGAATCGATTTTCAAGGCGTTCGCAAAATGTCTGAAGTTCGCTGTAAAACGAGATTCGGAAAAAATGATTTTACCATCTACAAAAGGAACGCTTTAA
- a CDS encoding OstA-like protein, whose translation MKKSFFVVLFFIIIKIFGQIAPAQNTGLVKDDFFKKPTSQTEPSKKVINKHSDTFGVSKDKYDGNKVFSGSVVFEHQGSVLSADEVIWYEKENFLKAIGNVVLTTADGNRITAAEMEYDGNTQRGIARKNVVLTDPKQTIKTETLYYDKIPNTAYFNTGGTIYSNDGSVMYTKSATYYLNSKMIDFIGRSNIETDKYTIVSDNIKTNQNTGVSDFTGPTTIRSKENYANYVYTELGTHNSKTGESFLNKNSRIHNNGKILTGDKLYFNRNTGFGKGTGNVTLDDPQQKRFIKGGYGEIYEKKDSAMVTDKPYAVKILSKDSAYFSAEKFITFQRPDSANALKKKSYLRAYRKVRIFKTNMQGRGDSLSFNETDGEMHLMRKPILWMGVKQVTGDEIRVYSNPEKEITDSIRVLGNAFAISKADSLNLKDEFNQIKSKNMIVYLNNNAIDSAKAVGNAQAITYADDEDKKTKQIKRIGVMLSTCGEITAEFLERRLEIVSCNIGANNDTYPMSQISKEERFFKDFNWNTKDRPQKWSDIFLETPNYPEIVYESDNTLFNLAEAERKKQEEKNKPKTPIRVKK comes from the coding sequence ATGAAGAAATCCTTTTTTGTCGTTCTATTTTTTATCATTATCAAGATATTTGGACAGATTGCACCTGCTCAAAATACAGGCTTGGTAAAAGATGATTTTTTTAAAAAACCTACTTCTCAGACAGAGCCTTCCAAGAAAGTCATCAACAAACATTCGGATACTTTCGGAGTGAGCAAGGATAAATATGATGGTAACAAAGTCTTCTCCGGAAGCGTAGTATTTGAACATCAAGGTTCTGTACTTTCTGCAGATGAAGTTATTTGGTATGAAAAAGAAAATTTTCTGAAAGCCATCGGAAACGTGGTTCTTACAACTGCCGATGGAAACCGAATTACCGCTGCAGAAATGGAATACGACGGTAATACCCAACGTGGAATTGCCCGCAAAAATGTAGTTCTCACAGACCCTAAACAAACCATCAAAACAGAAACGCTTTATTACGATAAAATCCCAAACACGGCCTATTTCAATACGGGCGGAACAATTTATAGTAATGATGGAAGTGTGATGTATACCAAATCGGCGACCTATTATCTCAATTCAAAAATGATAGATTTCATTGGTCGTTCTAATATCGAAACTGATAAATACACTATCGTAAGCGATAATATTAAAACCAATCAAAATACAGGCGTTTCCGATTTTACCGGACCAACAACCATTAGAAGTAAGGAAAATTACGCCAACTATGTCTATACAGAACTTGGAACTCATAATTCTAAAACAGGCGAATCTTTCCTCAACAAAAATTCCAGAATCCATAACAATGGAAAAATTCTTACTGGAGACAAATTATACTTTAACAGAAATACGGGCTTCGGCAAAGGAACAGGCAATGTAACGTTGGACGACCCTCAGCAAAAACGTTTTATCAAAGGTGGCTATGGAGAAATCTATGAAAAGAAAGACTCTGCAATGGTTACGGACAAACCTTATGCTGTAAAGATTCTTAGTAAAGATTCGGCCTATTTTTCTGCAGAGAAATTCATTACATTTCAAAGACCGGATTCGGCCAACGCACTGAAGAAAAAAAGCTATTTGCGAGCTTATAGAAAAGTAAGAATTTTCAAAACCAATATGCAAGGTCGAGGAGATTCATTAAGCTTTAATGAAACCGATGGCGAAATGCACCTGATGAGAAAACCAATTCTTTGGATGGGCGTAAAACAAGTTACCGGAGACGAAATCCGTGTTTACAGCAATCCCGAAAAAGAAATTACAGATTCCATCAGAGTTTTAGGCAATGCCTTCGCTATAAGCAAAGCAGATTCTTTGAATTTGAAAGATGAATTCAATCAAATCAAAAGCAAGAATATGATTGTCTACCTCAACAACAACGCGATAGACAGTGCAAAAGCGGTAGGCAATGCGCAAGCTATTACTTATGCGGATGACGAGGATAAAAAAACAAAACAAATAAAAAGAATTGGTGTAATGTTGTCCACTTGTGGCGAGATTACAGCAGAGTTTTTGGAGCGCCGACTGGAAATTGTTTCCTGCAATATTGGTGCAAATAACGACACTTATCCGATGAGCCAAATCTCAAAAGAAGAACGTTTTTTCAAAGATTTCAATTGGAATACCAAAGACCGTCCACAAAAATGGAGCGACATTTTCCTTGAAACACCAAATTATCCCGAGATAGTCTACGAGTCCGACAACACTCTCTTCAACCTAGCTGAAGCCGAACGGAAAAAACAGGAAGAAAAGAATAAACCAAAGACGCCAATACGGGTTAAGAAGTAA
- the hisC gene encoding histidinol-phosphate transaminase codes for MKIDIQKLVRKNILNLKPYSSARDEFEGENGIFLDANENPFGVLNRYPDPYQKRIKQKLSVINQISADNIFLGNGSDEVIDLAFRIFCEPGEDKVLTFSPTYGMYEVSANINDVELINLDLNNNFQINLETFKPYLNDENLKIIFICSPNNPTGNSIQNIEYILENFNGIIFIDEAYIDFSPEESFKNKIKKYPNLIVSQTFSKAWGMASVRVGIAYASEEIIKFYNKTKPPYNISQLNQNEVLNALNDENIRLVQDDIKLILNEKKLLIQSLKELKLVKKIFPSDANFILIEVENADLIYQKLVEENVIVRNRNSVIKNCLRVTVGSPEENLKLIETLKSII; via the coding sequence ATGAAAATTGATATTCAAAAATTGGTCAGAAAAAACATTCTGAATCTCAAACCATATTCTTCCGCAAGAGATGAATTTGAAGGTGAGAACGGCATTTTTCTGGATGCCAACGAAAATCCTTTCGGAGTATTGAACCGTTATCCCGACCCATATCAAAAGAGAATTAAGCAAAAATTGAGTGTAATTAATCAGATTTCTGCTGACAATATTTTCTTAGGAAACGGAAGCGATGAAGTGATTGACTTAGCTTTCAGAATATTTTGTGAGCCTGGAGAAGATAAGGTTTTGACGTTTTCGCCAACTTATGGAATGTATGAAGTTTCGGCCAATATTAATGACGTAGAATTAATCAATCTTGATTTGAATAACAATTTTCAAATCAATTTGGAAACTTTTAAACCTTATCTAAATGACGAAAATCTAAAAATTATCTTCATCTGTTCGCCAAATAATCCGACAGGAAATTCCATTCAAAATATAGAATACATTCTAGAAAATTTTAACGGAATTATCTTTATCGATGAAGCTTACATTGATTTCAGTCCGGAAGAAAGTTTCAAAAATAAAATTAAAAAATATCCGAATCTGATTGTCAGTCAAACCTTCAGCAAAGCTTGGGGAATGGCTTCTGTGCGGGTTGGAATTGCTTACGCATCGGAAGAAATTATCAAATTTTACAATAAGACAAAACCACCTTATAACATCAGCCAACTCAATCAAAATGAAGTTCTAAATGCTTTGAATGACGAAAATATCAGACTCGTTCAAGATGATATCAAACTGATTTTAAATGAGAAAAAGCTTCTGATTCAAAGTTTAAAAGAATTGAAATTGGTTAAGAAAATATTTCCTTCAGACGCCAATTTCATTTTAATAGAAGTTGAAAATGCAGATTTGATTTATCAAAAATTAGTCGAAGAGAATGTGATTGTCAGAAACCGAAATTCAGTTATCAAAAACTGCCTAAGAGTTACAGTTGGTTCTCCTGAAGAAAATTTGAAATTAATAGAAACCTTAAAATCAATTATTTAA
- the hisH gene encoding imidazole glycerol phosphate synthase subunit HisH, which yields MKTVIIDYKAGNVQSLLFAIERLGFSAKLTSNPDEISSADKVIFPGVGEASFAMNSLRETQLDLLIPKLKQPLLGICLGMQLLCKDSEEGDTKALGIFDVSVTKFPDSVLAPQIGWNQIYDLKSDLFKGIQEQTYTYLVHSYYVAKNKNTIATTDYSEAYSTALQEDNFFGVQFHPEKSGILGSKILDNFLKL from the coding sequence ATGAAAACAGTGATTATAGATTACAAGGCTGGAAATGTGCAAAGTCTGCTGTTTGCAATTGAAAGATTAGGATTTTCGGCGAAACTCACGAGTAATCCAGATGAAATTTCCAGTGCGGACAAAGTCATTTTTCCGGGTGTTGGCGAAGCGTCTTTTGCGATGAATTCTTTGCGGGAAACTCAGCTCGACTTGCTAATTCCGAAACTGAAACAACCACTTTTAGGAATTTGTCTCGGGATGCAATTGCTTTGCAAAGATTCGGAAGAAGGCGATACGAAAGCTTTGGGAATTTTCGACGTTTCAGTTACAAAATTTCCGGATTCGGTTTTGGCTCCGCAGATTGGCTGGAATCAGATTTACGATTTGAAATCGGATTTGTTCAAAGGAATTCAGGAGCAGACCTATACGTATCTTGTTCACAGTTACTATGTTGCGAAAAACAAAAACACGATTGCGACCACAGATTATTCCGAAGCTTACAGTACTGCTTTGCAGGAAGACAACTTTTTCGGCGTTCAGTTTCATCCTGAGAAAAGTGGAATTTTAGGAAGCAAAATATTAGATAACTTTTTAAAATTATGA
- the hisA gene encoding 1-(5-phosphoribosyl)-5-[(5-phosphoribosylamino)methylideneamino]imidazole-4-carboxamide isomerase → MKIIPAIDIINGECVRLSKGDYSQKTIYSSNVLDVAKNFEANGIEFLHLVDLDGAKQNQIINYKILEQIANETNLIIDFGGGLKSEKDIKIAFESGAKQVTLGSIAVKNPELFLKSLEKYGAEKIILGADARKEKIAVSGWLEESETNIYDFIKEKMESGIQYVISTDIDKDGMLEGPSFELYQKIISQNPEIKLIASGGITSTNDLVQLKSLGCEGAIIGKALYENRITFNDLKPFL, encoded by the coding sequence ATGAAAATCATCCCAGCAATAGACATCATCAACGGAGAGTGCGTTCGGCTTTCCAAAGGCGATTACAGTCAGAAAACGATTTATAGTTCCAATGTGTTGGACGTTGCCAAAAACTTTGAAGCCAACGGAATCGAGTTTCTGCATTTGGTAGATTTGGATGGTGCAAAACAAAATCAAATCATCAATTATAAAATCTTAGAACAGATTGCCAATGAAACCAATCTAATCATCGATTTCGGTGGTGGTTTAAAATCTGAAAAAGATATTAAAATCGCTTTTGAAAGTGGTGCAAAGCAAGTGACCTTGGGAAGTATTGCTGTCAAAAATCCTGAATTATTTTTAAAATCTTTAGAAAAATATGGTGCAGAAAAAATTATTTTGGGAGCAGATGCAAGGAAAGAAAAAATTGCAGTTTCTGGTTGGTTAGAAGAAAGCGAAACCAATATTTATGATTTCATCAAAGAAAAAATGGAATCTGGAATCCAATATGTTATCTCGACAGACATCGATAAAGACGGAATGTTGGAAGGTCCTTCTTTCGAATTGTATCAAAAAATAATTTCTCAAAACCCTGAAATCAAATTGATTGCTTCGGGTGGAATTACTTCTACTAATGATTTAGTTCAATTAAAATCATTAGGTTGCGAAGGCGCAATCATCGGGAAAGCTTTGTATGAAAACAGAATTACGTTCAACGATTTAAAACCATTTCTCTAA
- a CDS encoding START-like domain-containing protein, producing MAKTKVQYEYNMHCLSEILYEYLASAEGLSEWFADDVVERGDDFFFSWGGGPAERATLIRYKPESFVRFRWEEDEGTKYFFELSIVIDEITDDLSLNITDFCEDGDEEENKLYWENLIENLQIKLGAA from the coding sequence ATGGCGAAAACGAAAGTGCAGTATGAATACAATATGCATTGTCTCTCGGAGATATTGTATGAGTATTTGGCAAGTGCAGAAGGATTATCAGAATGGTTTGCAGACGACGTTGTAGAGCGTGGTGACGATTTCTTTTTCAGCTGGGGCGGTGGTCCTGCTGAGAGAGCGACACTTATCCGTTATAAGCCAGAAAGTTTTGTGAGATTCCGTTGGGAAGAGGACGAGGGAACTAAATATTTCTTCGAGCTTTCTATTGTTATCGACGAAATTACTGATGACCTTTCTCTTAATATTACTGACTTCTGCGAGGATGGTGATGAAGAAGAAAACAAACTCTATTGGGAAAACCTGATAGAAAATCTACAGATAAAATTAGGCGCCGCTTAA
- the hisF gene encoding imidazole glycerol phosphate synthase subunit HisF produces the protein MLAKRIIPCLDIKNGETVKGVNFLDLKEVGNPVEMAIKYSHQGADELVFLDISATEERRKTLIPLVRDIAKHINIPFTVGGGINALENVEELLKNGADKITINSAALSNPNLITEVAKRFGSQCMVLAIDTKFVENQHKVFSNGGKIGTDKELFSWAKEVENLGAGEILLTSMNTDGTKSGFAIDITQQLSELVNIPVIASGGAGTMQHFEDIFTETKATGALAASIFHFNEIGIPELKNYLKSKNLPIR, from the coding sequence ATGTTAGCAAAAAGAATCATTCCGTGTCTTGACATCAAGAACGGAGAAACAGTAAAAGGCGTTAATTTTTTGGATTTGAAAGAAGTCGGAAATCCTGTGGAAATGGCCATCAAATATTCTCATCAAGGCGCAGATGAATTGGTTTTTTTGGATATTTCTGCAACCGAAGAACGTCGAAAAACGTTGATTCCGTTGGTGAGAGATATTGCGAAACACATCAATATTCCGTTTACGGTTGGAGGCGGAATCAATGCTTTGGAAAATGTGGAAGAACTTTTGAAAAATGGTGCGGACAAAATTACAATCAATTCGGCAGCGTTGTCCAATCCAAATTTGATTACCGAAGTTGCCAAACGCTTTGGTTCACAATGTATGGTTTTGGCAATCGACACCAAATTTGTAGAAAATCAACACAAAGTTTTCAGCAACGGCGGGAAAATAGGGACTGATAAAGAATTGTTTTCTTGGGCAAAAGAAGTGGAAAATCTTGGCGCCGGCGAAATCCTCTTAACCTCTATGAATACAGACGGAACAAAATCCGGATTCGCTATCGACATTACCCAACAGCTTTCGGAATTGGTGAATATTCCTGTAATTGCTTCGGGTGGTGCTGGAACGATGCAACATTTTGAAGACATTTTCACAGAAACCAAAGCAACTGGAGCTCTAGCGGCGAGTATTTTTCATTTCAATGAAATCGGAATTCCGGAACTTAAAAATTATTTAAAATCTAAAAATCTACCCATACGATGA